The Pyxidicoccus sp. MSG2 DNA segment AGAGGCGGGCCAGCCCTCCTCGCGTGCCGAACCACAGGGCGCCTTCGCGGTCCTCGAAGAGGGAGTAGACGATGTTGCTCGGCAGCCCGTCCTGGGTGGTGAGCAGCTCGAAGTGGCCGTCGCGGAAGCGGCTCGCCCCCACGCTGGTGGCGAGCCACAGCGTGCCCGCGCGGTCCTGGAGGATGTCGAGGATGCGGCCCTGGGGGAGCCCTTCCGCCGCGCCATAGCGGGTGAGCTGCCCGTCCTTCCACCGGTGGAGCACGCCTCCGGAGGTGCCAATCCACACCGCGCCCTCGCGGTCCTCGTACACGCTCCAGACGAAGTCGTCGGCGAGCCCCTCGGGCGTGCCCACCACGTCCAGCTCGGGGCGGCGCAACTGATGGAGGCTGGCGGAGAAGGTGCCCACCCACAGGCTGCCCTCGGTGTCCTCGAGGAAGGCCACCACGCCCGCGTTGGGCGTCACGGCCTGGGTCGGCGTGTACTTGCCGCGCTTCAGGCGCCCGAAGCCCGCCGTCTCCGTGCCCACCCACAGCCCGCCGTGGCGCGACACGCGCAGGGCGGTGATGCGGGCGGGGACCTCGGGCGGCCCGGGCTCGAAGCCTCCCTCGGTGGTGCGGCGCCACAGCCCGTTGGTATGCGTGCCCACCCAGAGCGTGCCGTCGGCGTCCACGGTGAGCGCCGTCACGTGGTCCAGCGGGCCGGGCGGACTCACGCGCTCGGCGGAGTCCTCGCGCACGTGCCACAGGCCGGCCGTGCGGGTGCCCACCCACATCCCCATCTTCGACGGCACCAGCGAGCTGACATCCAGGTTGGCGAGCGCCGGCACGAAGGTCAGTGGGCGGTCCGCTCCCAGGCGCGCGAGGCCATGGTCCGTGCCCACCCACAGCGTGCCGTCCGGGGTGCGCTCCAGCGCGGAGACGCGATCTCCGCCCTGCCCGGGGCGGGTGGGCAGGTGGGTGATGCGTCCCTCGGAGAGGCGCACCAATCCGCAGCCGGCGGTGCCCGCCCACAGCGTGCCGTCCGGCACGGTGGCCAGGGCCATGACCTCCTCGCACGGCATGCCGGCGGCCTGGTCCAGCACCGTCCAGGTGCGCCCGTCGAAGCGGGCGAGGCCCTCCTGGGTGCCGACGAAGAGGTGGCCGTCGGGCGCCTGGGCCAGGGCGAGTGCGGAGCTCTGCGGGAGCCCGTCGTCCAGGCCCCACACGCGGTGCAGCGCCCCGACGAGCGGCACGTCGGGCTCCTGGGCGCGGGACGTCCCCGCCAGGAGCAGCGTGAGCACGGCGAGCGCCATGAGGTGACGCGGCGTCACCGTCGACCTGTGTTGCGCGGACAAAGAAGAAGCCCCCGGGGAGAAACGGGGGGGTGAGCCTACATCAATCCGGGGGTGGCCAGCCGCCCCCCCACCGTTCGAAGTGATGGACCCATCGAGTCAGGCTCCACCCGTCGCACGCGGAGTGTTAAGAAGGGCCCCCCGCAAGGAGCGTCATGCCCGTCCTCGCCATCGGAAACATCGAGAAGGTCCGTGCGCTCGCGGCCAACGCCCGCGTGCTGTTGCTGGGCGGGGCGCGCGCCTCCGCCTCCAGCCGCGTCACCGCGTACGAGCCGGGCTCCAACAAGGTGCTGTGGAGCACCGAATTGCCCTCCGCAGTGCTCGCCCTCGCCCTCTCCGGCGAGCGCTGGGCCGCCGCCGGTGCCGACGGCACCCTGCACTTCGGCACCCTCTCCGACGGCAAGACGCCCTTCCAGCTCCACGGCGTCCACCCCGGCGGCGCCACCGCGCTCGCGTCCAGCGCGGACGGGAAGAAGCTCTTCAGCGCCGGCCTGGACGGCACCGTGCGCGCCTGGGACTGGGAGTCCACGCGCAAGCTGAACGAGTGGAAGGCGTCGCCCCAGCCGCTACGCGCGGTGGCGGTGGACCCGTCCGGCACGTACGTGGCGTGTGGCGGCGATGACGGCGTGGTGCGCTCCTTCACCGTGGCCACCGGCGCCCGGCGCGACATGCCCGGCCACGAGGGCGCCGTGCGCGCGCTCACCTTCACCCCGCGCGACGGGCGCCTCGTCTCCGGTGGCGACGATGGGAAGCTGCGCATCTGGTACCTCGTCGGCGCGGTGGAGTTCGAGGTGCGCGGCGACAAGGACTCCGGCCATGCCGGCTCCGTGCTCGCCCTGCTCTTCCCGCCCACGCCCGCCGCCGAGCCCGGCGGTGACGAGCCCGCCGACCGCATCTGGTCCGCTGGCAGCGACGGCAAGGTCAAGGCGTGGCGCCTGGACGAGCGCCGCAAGCCGCGCACGCTGGAGGTGGGCAGCAAGGCGGTGAACGCCCTCACCTTCGTGCCGGCGCAGGGCCGGCAGGCGAAGTCGACGCTGGGCTCCGTCTTCGCGGCCGGAGAGGACCGCCGCACGCACCGCTACGGCGTGGCGGTGGACGGCAAGCCTGGCGACGACCACGACTCCTACCAGCATGGCTTCGACCTGCTGACGGAGTCCCTCAAGGCCGGCCGTCCCAAGCGCGAGGCGTCGGTGCGCGAGGCCGCCGCGCTGGACGAGGCCGAGGCGCTCGACTTCGTCCTCCAGGTGCTCGGCTCGGACAAGGAGGCGGAGGTGCGCCGGCTGGCCGCGCAGGAGCTGGCCGCCAAGGGCCGCACCGCCGCGCGCCCGAAGCTGCGCGAGCGCCTCAACGACGACCACCCCATGGTGCGCAAGGCCGCGCTGGCCGCGCTCCAGACGCTGGAGACCGAGTCGCCCCTGGCCGCCCCGCGCGCCGCGCTGGACTCGCGCTTCGCGGACATCCGCGTCTCCGGCCTGGAGACGCTCGCGCTCCTGGGCGGCACGTCCCCGCTGGTGCCGGGCCTCATCGCCGGAAAGCTCGCGGACGGCGAGGCCGCCGTGGGGCTGGCCGCGCTGGACGCCCTCACCGAAGTCACCCCGGGCGGCAGCACCGAGCCCCTGCGCACCGCCTTCGAGCGTGGCCCCGCGCACCTCAAGGTGGAGGTGCTCATCCGCGCCGCCGGGGCCGGCCTGCTGGGCCATGCACAGCTCCAGCCGCTGGCCGCTCGCGCGCTGGACGACTCCGACACGGACGTGCGCCGCGTGGCCTTCACGGTGCGCGTGCTGGAGCGCCGCGCCCTGGCCCACGCGTTGGAGTCGCGCGACGAGGACTTCGCCCGCGCCACCCGCGACGTGGCCCGCCGGATCGCCCAGCGTGCGCGCCGTGCCCAGGGTGTCGCAGCCAACGCGCCGCTCACCGACGCGGAGGTGCAGGCCGCTCGCGACGCGCTGCCCGCACAGGGCACCGTCGGTGGCGCGCTCGTCGAGTCGGATTTGGAGCCACTGCTCGCCGCCATGGCCTGCCGCACGGCGGACACGGCGGTGCGGGGCGCGCGCGGCCTGGCGCAGCTCGGCGATGGCCGGGCGCTGGGCGCGCTGCTCCAGCTCTCCCGTGAGCCGGAGTCCGCCATCCGCCGCCAGGCCGCCACCTCGCTCCAGGCGCTGCAGGACGCCCGGGCCCGTGAGCGGCTGGTGTGGATGCTGGACGACGCGGACGCGGACGTGCGCGCCGCCGCGCTGGACGCGGTGGTGGCGCTCGACGTGGAGGCGCCCCTGTCCGCCGCCGAGGCCGCGCTGCGCTCCGGCCACGAGGACGTGCGCGTGCGCGGCCTCGACAGGCTGGTGAAGCTGGGCACGGCGACGCAGGGCGCGGAGCCGCTGCTCGGAGACGCGCTGGAGGACGAGTCCGCCAAGGTGCGCGGCGAGGCCTTCCGCACGCTGTGGGCGTGGAACGAGAAGGTGCCCGAGAAGGCGCTGGACCGCGCGCTGTCCGGCCGCTTCCCGGACCTGCGCAACCGCGCGGTGGAGGTGCTCTCCCAGCGCGGCACCGAGGGCTGGGCGCTGGAGCGCCTGCGCAAGTCGGTGGAGGACCGCGACGCGGGCGTTGCCACCGCCGCGTACGAAGCGTGGGTGAAGCTGGCTGGCAAGGAGAAGCCGGAGCCGCACCTCGCGGCGCTCGCGTCCACGCATGCCGCCCTGCGGATTGCCGGCGCGAAGGGCTCCGTCCACGCGCCCGTGGAGACGCTGCGCTCGCCGCTGCTGAAGCTGGTGCAGGACGAGAATGTCGATGTCGCCGTCGCCGCACTGGAGGCGCTCGACAAGCTGGTGCCGAACGAGAATGGCCCGCTGCTGGCGGGCATCGCCTCGGCCGCCCTCTACGTGCGCGTGCGCGCCGCGGAATTGCTGGCCCCGCGCGGCGCCGAGGACATCATCGAGCCGATGCGGGTCCTGATTACGGACAAGGACCTGGAGCGCCTCTACCCGCCCGCGTTCCTCAACCCGCTGCGCTACCGCGCCTCGCGCGCGCTGGCCTCGCTGGGCTCGCGGCGGCTGCTCAACTTCTTCGCCACCGTGCTGGTGCCGCACGAACTGAGCGACATCCAGGAGCAGGGCGCCCGCGGCCTCGCCACCGCCAGTCGCCGGGGTGACGAGGGCTACCTGCTGGACGCGCTGGGGCACGCCAACGTGGCGGTGCGCTCGTGGGCCGCGGACGGCCTGTCCCGCCTGGGCGACGCGCGCGCCCTGCCGGTGCTCACCGGCAACCTGCGCAATGACCACCTGCCGATTCGGCTCGGCGCCATCCTCTCCTTCGCGGCCCTGGGCCCCGACGGCGACGGTGGCCTGCTGCACGGCCTGGAGGACCGCGCCCGCGAGGTGCAGGAGATGGTGTTCGCCATCGTCCTTGCCCGGGACTTGCGCGCCAACCGCCGGGGCGAGCCGCCCGACCTGCTCACCAGCGCCCTCTCCAGCGGCAGGCCGGAGGTGCGCTACGCCGCGGCCCGCGCGCTGGAATTGCGCACGGAGGCGGACGCGTCGCGCGGCCACCTGGTGGAGGCCCTGCTGCCGCCGCGCCCGGAGAAGGCCGGCGACATGAAGGAGTGGCCCGCCGAGGAGGACCGCGCCAAGCGCATGGTCGGCCTCGCCGAGGCCCTCTCCAGCGACCAGCCCGAGCAGCGCTACGCGGCGGCCCAGGTGCTGCTGCTGCGCAACAAGCCGCTCGACTACTTCCGCGAGGCGCAGAAGGTGGCCCGCCCGCGCACGCTGGAGGCCCCGTGGAAGCCGGAGACGGCGCCCACCACCTCGCCCGTGTCGGCCACGCCCGCGAAGAGCTGGCTGCGGCGCCTCTTCTCGGCGGTGAAGCCGGGAGTGCCGGGCGCCTCGCCCGAGGCGGCCACCAGCGCGGAGCGGCAGCACCTGCGCCGGCTCGCCTTCGGCGCCTACGTGGGCCTGCTGCGGCAGGTGTCCGCGGGCGACGACGAGGGCCACCGCGTGCGCCGCGACGCCGTGGACCGCGTGGTGAAGCTCACGCAGGAGGGCTACGCCGGCACCCCCGCCGCCGTGGCCGCCCTGCTGCGCGCCCTGGAAGACCCGCACCAGCTCGTCCGCAAGGCGGCGCTCGCGGGACTCAAGGAGCTGTACCCCGCCGGCAGCGACGAGCCGCTGTCGCTCGCCCTGGCCTCGCTGTCCCCGGACGTGGCCCGCGCCGCGCTGGATGAGCTGACGGAGCGAGGCGACGTCGCGAAGCCGCGCATCGCCGCCGCGCTCAACTCGCCGCTGGCGGACGTGCGCCGCTACGCCTTCGAGCTGCTGGAGAAGCTCAGCCCGCCCGGCAGCCTGGAGCCGCTGCTGGCCGCGCTGGGCAGCGAGCACGCGGACCTGCGCGTCGGGGTGATTGAGCGGCTGGCCGGTGCCAACGACTCGCGCGTCACCGAGGCGCTGGGCCGGGCCATGGCCAGCGAGCACGAGGATTTGCGCCTGCGCGCCTCGGAGCTGCTGGCGTGGCGCGGGGATGACCGCGCGGTGGAGGTGCTCGCCGCCTTCCTGCGCTCGGAGAACGTGGCCGCCGCGAAGCGCTCGGTGGAGGCCCTGGCCCGGCTGGCCACGCCCGCCGCCGTGGGCGCCCTGGCCGCTCGGCTCGCGGCCGCTCCGGACGCCAACGAGCGGCAGCGACTGGTGGTGGCGCTCGGCAACACGCACCGCGCGGAGGCCCTGGACGTGCTGGCCCGCCGCTGCCTGGAGGACGAGTCCGCCGCCGTGCGCGCCGCCTGCGTCACCGCCGCGATGAACGTGGCCGGCGTGGACGTGAAGAAGCGCGACGCGGCGCTGGCCGTGCGCTTCCTGCGCCAGGCGGTGAAGAGCCAGGACGCGGCGGTGCGGCAGGCCGCCGTGAAGGAGCTGGAGCACGGCGCCGAGGCCGGCCAGTCCGAGGTGCTGGTGGGCCTCTTCGCCGACCGCGACGTCACCGTGCGCGCGGAAGCGGTGGCCCGCTACGCGAAGCGCGTCATCGAGCACGGCGCCAGCGTGGAGCCCCTGGAGGAGGTGCTGCGCGGCGGCGCCCGCGAGCTGATGCTGCCCGCCGCCGAGGGCGTGGCGCACCAGGGCCGTGCCAGCGCGCTGCGGCCCCTGCTCCTGTACGCCCGCGCCGGCGAGGACGGGCAGCGCGAGCGCGCCCTGCTGGCCCTGGGCACGCTGGGCGACGCGCGCGCCCTCTCCGAGCTGGAGACGGTGGCCGCGGGTGGCACGCCGGAGGCTCCGACCGAGCCCTCCATGGTGGCCGCCGCGATTGAGGGCCTGGGCCGCCTCGCCGCGAAGCTGCCGGACGGAGAGGACCGCCGCCGCGTCGAGGAGAAGGTGGAGACCGTCGCCGTCGAGGGCACCTCCCTGGACCTGCAGCAGGCCGGCATCCGGGGTCTGCGCGCCATCGGCGGTGAGCGGGCTCGCGTGAAGCTGGAGGCGCTGCTCGGCGACCCGGACACGGACACGGACGTACGGACCACGGCGGCGCAGGAACTGGCGAAGCTGAAGGACCCGGAGGCGGAGACCGCCCTCGCCCTCGCGCTGGACGACGACGAGGAGGACGTGCGCAAGGAGGCGCGCAAGGCGCTCGACGTGCTCTTCCCGAACGAGCGCACGCGGGTGGAGTTCCACGCCGTGGCCAGCCGCTACTCGGACGTCTCCGAGCCGGCGGCCGCGTACCTCTCCGACGAGGGCGACCCGGCGCTGCTGGTGCCCCGACTGGCCACGCTCTCCAACGTGGCCCTGCGCCTGAGGCTGCGGCGGGGGCTCGCCCGGCGCGGCGCCCTGCCCGTGCCCGAAACGGTGGCGCTGCTCGGAAACGACAAGCCGGAGGCCCGCGAAGAGGCGGCGTCCCTGGTGGGCACGTGGACGGGTGAGGCGCGAGAGACGGGCAAGGTGGACGTGGCCGCGGTGTCCCGCGCGGTGGTGACGGCCGAGCGCCGCACCGCCACCGAGTGGGCCGCGGCGCCCGCGCCCAGGCGCAAGCCGCTGTCCGCCGCGTGGGAGCGGCTCCTGTGGGCCGGCTCCCGCCTGGGGGCCTCCACCCTCTTCGACTCCGCGCGCACCATCCTCCAGGGTGGTGAGGCCGGAGCCCCCGCCCGCGTCCGGCAGGAGGCCGCGCGCGTCCTCGGTCGGCTGGGCACGCCAGGCGGCACGCTCCAGTCCGCCGCCGTGCTCTCCGACAAGGAGCGCACCGCCGCGGCGGAGACCCTCCGCGCTGCGCTGAGCGACCCGGACGCCCAGGTGCGCGCCGCGGCGGCTGCCGCGCTGGCGAAGCTCGCCCCCGAGCGCGCCACCACGTGGGCGCTGGAGGTGAAGCCCTTCGACCCGGTGGCCCTGGGCCCCACGGGTGTGAAGCCGACGCCGGACGCGCTCACCACCTCCGAGGGCCGCCGCCTCACCGTGCCCGCGCTGCTGGGTACGAAGGCCGTGGAGCCGCTGCTGGCCCTGGCCCGGAGCACGAAGGCCGACGTGAAGCAGGACGCCTGGGCCGCGCTGGGCCGGGCGGGTGGTGACGACGCGGCGAAGCTGCTGCACGATGCCGCCTTCGACAACTCGCAACCCGTGGACGTGCGCAAGGCCGCATGGCGCGCCCACAAACGTGCACGCCGCGCCGCCGAGCGCACCCGGAAGGAAGGGACTCCGTCGTGACGACCGCCACCCGTCATCCCGTCGAGCTGCGCTACGCCACCGCGAGCGACGTGGAGGCCGCGCCGGACGCCTCGCGCGTGCTGCTCTCCCTGGAGGGCTCGCGCGGCACCGTGGGCGTGCGCGGCCGCGTGAAGGACTCCGCCCTCTTCCGCGACGCGCTCGCCGCCACCTTCGGCATCCTCTCCTCGGACTTGCGCTACCGGGGCAAGGACCGCACCGCGTACCTCGCGTACCTCATGAAGCAGGGGAAGCGGGCCAGCGCGCAAATCTGGGAGGCGCAGAAGGCCTTCCTCGACAACGCGCTGGAGGGTGAGGAGAAGAAGGACGCGGTGCTGGACCCCGTCCTCACCGTGGACCCGGACAGCGTGTCGCTCGAGGTCTTCTCCCGCGACGAGAGCGCCTACGCGCGCCTGTCCTTCGACAACGCCCTCTTCGACGGCCGCGAGGCCGCGCACGGCTCCACCTTCCTGGACGTGCCCCCGGAGCTGCCCGCCCGCCTCGACCGGCTGCGCACCTACGTGCCCGTGTCGCTGGAGGCCCACGTCGCCCTGCCCGCGCGTCCCTCGCAGCCCGCGCGTGAGCCGCGCAACGTGGAGGTACCGCACGCGTGGCTGCGCGGCTTCCTCCAGGTGCAGTCCGCCGCCACGCTGCCGGCGAGCACCTGCCAGCTTGCGCCCGTGGACCTCTACAACCTCCTCTTCGCGCTGCGCACCCGCAAGGCGAAGAAGGCCCCGCGCGCGCTGCGCTTCGAGCTCGTCCCCGGCGCCCCGCCCCGGCTGGTGCTGGAGCCGTGGGAGCTGGTGCTGGAGGCCCACGGCGGCACGTACACGGGCAGCGCCCCCGCGGTGGTGCGCACCTTCGGCCGCCAGCGCCTCGCCGCGCTCGCGCGCCTGCTGCCCCATGCGCACTCGGTGCGGGTGCAGCTCCTGGGGCCCGGCCTGCCGGTGTTCTGGGTCATCGACATGGGCGCGGCCACGCTGACGCTCGGCCTCACGGGCTGGACGGAGAGCGGCTGGTCCTCCGCCGCCGCCTTCGACGCCCTCATGCCCCGCGCGGTGCCGGACGGGCTCGCGGAGAAGCTGCGCAACCGGCTGCGCGCGGAAGGGCCTCTGTCCTTCGAGACGCTCGTCGCCAACGCCGGCGCGCCCAAGGAATCCGTGCGCGCCGCGCTCCAGTTGGAGTGCCTGCGCGGGCGCGTCCTCTTCGACGTGGCCCGGGGCGAGTACCGCCCGCGCGAGCTGATGCCCACCCCGGTGGACGAGGCCGTCATCCGCTACGGCAGCGAGCTCGAGGCGCGCGCCCACCGCCTGCTGGAAGGCGCGGGCGAGGTGAAGCTGACCAA contains these protein-coding regions:
- a CDS encoding SWIM zinc finger family protein, yielding MTTATRHPVELRYATASDVEAAPDASRVLLSLEGSRGTVGVRGRVKDSALFRDALAATFGILSSDLRYRGKDRTAYLAYLMKQGKRASAQIWEAQKAFLDNALEGEEKKDAVLDPVLTVDPDSVSLEVFSRDESAYARLSFDNALFDGREAAHGSTFLDVPPELPARLDRLRTYVPVSLEAHVALPARPSQPAREPRNVEVPHAWLRGFLQVQSAATLPASTCQLAPVDLYNLLFALRTRKAKKAPRALRFELVPGAPPRLVLEPWELVLEAHGGTYTGSAPAVVRTFGRQRLAALARLLPHAHSVRVQLLGPGLPVFWVIDMGAATLTLGLTGWTESGWSSAAAFDALMPRAVPDGLAEKLRNRLRAEGPLSFETLVANAGAPKESVRAALQLECLRGRVLFDVARGEYRPRELMPTPVDEAVIRYGSELEARAHRLLEGAGEVKLTKVHEVVGEGTRIHGEVVDREAVRSFFPSFMLDVEGRLREANCGCPHHRRSGVREGPCEHLLALRLAYSRRRAEEEALRQTPEGRKLIRAETRSYVRRDAESGLETVYRVSLDGQVVAVEWGPRTGESRHQRLWFDSDAEARGAYFSRLEKLAAEGYIDAASALV
- a CDS encoding HEAT repeat domain-containing protein, which translates into the protein MPVLAIGNIEKVRALAANARVLLLGGARASASSRVTAYEPGSNKVLWSTELPSAVLALALSGERWAAAGADGTLHFGTLSDGKTPFQLHGVHPGGATALASSADGKKLFSAGLDGTVRAWDWESTRKLNEWKASPQPLRAVAVDPSGTYVACGGDDGVVRSFTVATGARRDMPGHEGAVRALTFTPRDGRLVSGGDDGKLRIWYLVGAVEFEVRGDKDSGHAGSVLALLFPPTPAAEPGGDEPADRIWSAGSDGKVKAWRLDERRKPRTLEVGSKAVNALTFVPAQGRQAKSTLGSVFAAGEDRRTHRYGVAVDGKPGDDHDSYQHGFDLLTESLKAGRPKREASVREAAALDEAEALDFVLQVLGSDKEAEVRRLAAQELAAKGRTAARPKLRERLNDDHPMVRKAALAALQTLETESPLAAPRAALDSRFADIRVSGLETLALLGGTSPLVPGLIAGKLADGEAAVGLAALDALTEVTPGGSTEPLRTAFERGPAHLKVEVLIRAAGAGLLGHAQLQPLAARALDDSDTDVRRVAFTVRVLERRALAHALESRDEDFARATRDVARRIAQRARRAQGVAANAPLTDAEVQAARDALPAQGTVGGALVESDLEPLLAAMACRTADTAVRGARGLAQLGDGRALGALLQLSREPESAIRRQAATSLQALQDARARERLVWMLDDADADVRAAALDAVVALDVEAPLSAAEAALRSGHEDVRVRGLDRLVKLGTATQGAEPLLGDALEDESAKVRGEAFRTLWAWNEKVPEKALDRALSGRFPDLRNRAVEVLSQRGTEGWALERLRKSVEDRDAGVATAAYEAWVKLAGKEKPEPHLAALASTHAALRIAGAKGSVHAPVETLRSPLLKLVQDENVDVAVAALEALDKLVPNENGPLLAGIASAALYVRVRAAELLAPRGAEDIIEPMRVLITDKDLERLYPPAFLNPLRYRASRALASLGSRRLLNFFATVLVPHELSDIQEQGARGLATASRRGDEGYLLDALGHANVAVRSWAADGLSRLGDARALPVLTGNLRNDHLPIRLGAILSFAALGPDGDGGLLHGLEDRAREVQEMVFAIVLARDLRANRRGEPPDLLTSALSSGRPEVRYAAARALELRTEADASRGHLVEALLPPRPEKAGDMKEWPAEEDRAKRMVGLAEALSSDQPEQRYAAAQVLLLRNKPLDYFREAQKVARPRTLEAPWKPETAPTTSPVSATPAKSWLRRLFSAVKPGVPGASPEAATSAERQHLRRLAFGAYVGLLRQVSAGDDEGHRVRRDAVDRVVKLTQEGYAGTPAAVAALLRALEDPHQLVRKAALAGLKELYPAGSDEPLSLALASLSPDVARAALDELTERGDVAKPRIAAALNSPLADVRRYAFELLEKLSPPGSLEPLLAALGSEHADLRVGVIERLAGANDSRVTEALGRAMASEHEDLRLRASELLAWRGDDRAVEVLAAFLRSENVAAAKRSVEALARLATPAAVGALAARLAAAPDANERQRLVVALGNTHRAEALDVLARRCLEDESAAVRAACVTAAMNVAGVDVKKRDAALAVRFLRQAVKSQDAAVRQAAVKELEHGAEAGQSEVLVGLFADRDVTVRAEAVARYAKRVIEHGASVEPLEEVLRGGARELMLPAAEGVAHQGRASALRPLLLYARAGEDGQRERALLALGTLGDARALSELETVAAGGTPEAPTEPSMVAAAIEGLGRLAAKLPDGEDRRRVEEKVETVAVEGTSLDLQQAGIRGLRAIGGERARVKLEALLGDPDTDTDVRTTAAQELAKLKDPEAETALALALDDDEEDVRKEARKALDVLFPNERTRVEFHAVASRYSDVSEPAAAYLSDEGDPALLVPRLATLSNVALRLRLRRGLARRGALPVPETVALLGNDKPEAREEAASLVGTWTGEARETGKVDVAAVSRAVVTAERRTATEWAAAPAPRRKPLSAAWERLLWAGSRLGASTLFDSARTILQGGEAGAPARVRQEAARVLGRLGTPGGTLQSAAVLSDKERTAAAETLRAALSDPDAQVRAAAAAALAKLAPERATTWALEVKPFDPVALGPTGVKPTPDALTTSEGRRLTVPALLGTKAVEPLLALARSTKADVKQDAWAALGRAGGDDAAKLLHDAAFDNSQPVDVRKAAWRAHKRARRAAERTRKEGTPS